GGTTTTATTGTTTTTGGGTGAATTATACTTGCTCCGTAGTAACTCAGCTCAATGGCTTCTTTATACGAAAGATGTTTGATTAGCCTAGCCGTTGGAATTAAGTTGGGGTCGGCTGTCATTATTCCGGCAACATCTTTCCATACAGTAATATCGCTGGCATCTAAAATATTGGCAATTATAGCAGCCGAGTAGTCGCTGCCTTCTCTTCCTAAGGTGGTTTGCTCGTTGTGTGTATTGCCGGCTATAAATCCTTGTGTTATAAAAATATTTGTATCAATATTGTTGATGTTATCAAATGTCTTTAAAATGTTTTTTTGAGAAGTATCCCAGTCAACATTAGCATCGACATAACCTTCGTTTGTAATAATAAGATTTTTTGCATCAAACAACTCATTATTAAAGCCTGCTTTATTCAGGTATTTGCTTACTATATATGTGCTTAAATATTCGCCGAAGGCTACAATTTTAGAGTAGTTTGCTGAAAAATCCCCTTCGTAATTTTTAGCAGTTATATTGGTAAGTTCGTCGAAATACGAGTTAATTCTATGCACGACTTCATTGTCGTTTTTAAATAAATCGTAAGCTATATCCATATGCGTTTTTTTTAATGCTGATATACTTTTGTTTAAGTTGGAAGTGTCGCTACTTTGCCAGCAATGAAGTATGTGTTCCAAAGCATTAGTGGTTTTACCAATTGCCGAAACAATTACAACAACTTTGCAATCGTTGTACATTCGTAATATTGTCGGTATATTAGCTATTGCTTTAGAGTTTTTTACCGATGCTCCACCAAATTTTAATACTTTTATCATAAAAAACTAATATTAATTTGTAAAATTATTAATTTTGTTGAAATATCGAATAAATTATGTTCATTAAATGAAAATAACTACATTGAAATGTTTTGCTATTTGGTATTGAAATAAAAACTAATTAATTTTGTTATAATATAAAATGTCAATATGAAATTAACATGCAACTTAATCCTGATACAAAATAGCGATAATTAGTCATGTGAGTTTCATATAACCTTAAACCATAAAAATATAGACATATGAAAACATTAGTAGAATTTATCAACAGCAAGCAAGCGGAATACCCCGAAGCAACAGGCGAATTAACACGTTTGTTAAACGATATCGGCATTGCAGCCAAAATTGTAAGTCAGCAAATACGAAGAGCAGGATTAGCCGATATAAACGGTTATTTTGGCTCAACCAATGTTCAGGGTGAAGACCAAAAGAAGTTAGATGTTTTTGCTAACGAACAGTTTATCAATGCTTTAAAATATGGCGGCATGTGTGCTGCATTAGCTTCTGAAGAAAACGAAGATTTAATAATTTTAGGCAACAAAATGTCGATGAACGGCAAGTATGTAGTCGCTTTCGACCCTGTTGACGGTTCTAGTAATATTGAAGTAAATATTCCGATAGGTACAATTTTTTCAATTTATAGAAGAATTTCACCAGTCGGCTCCTTTGCAAATTTAGAAGACATGTTGCAACCCGGAACCAACTTAGTTGCGTCGGGATACGTTATCTACGGAAGTTCAACTATGCTTGTTTATACCACGGGCAATGGCGTTAACGGATTTACTTTAGATACGTCTTTAGGTTTATTTTTGTTATCGCATCCCGATATGCGTATTCCCGAAGTAGGAAGTATATATTCCATCAACGAAGCCAACTATGTATCTTTCCCCGATGGAGTAAAAAAATACATTAAATACTGTCAGGAAAGCGACCCTGATACTCAGCGTCCATACTCTACACGATACGTTGGCTCGTTAGTTTCTGATGTTCATAGAAATTTGCTAAGAGGAGGAATTTTTATTTATCCCGGAAATAAAACTCGTCCTAACGGTAAGTTACGCTTGTTGTACGAATGTATACCAATGGCTTTTATTGTTGAACAAGCAAGAGGCAAAGCAACCGACGGCTTTAACAGAATTATGGAGATTGAACCGCATGAGCTTCACCAAAGAAGTCCATTGTTCATAGGTTCTGCCGATATGGTTGACAAAGCCGGCGAATTTATGCAACAATACTCTAAAGAATTTAATAATTACGCATTTAGGTAGTACGCTACTGAACTTTTCCGTTGATAATAACCGTTTCAACTTTGTTTGAACCATAGGCATATGGCAAAAACTCAATGTTGGGTATTTCTTTGGTTATCATTAAATTAGCTATTTTGCCTTTTGTAATGCTACCCAATTCTTTTTCAACGCCCATGGCGTAAGCTGTGTTTATTGTCGTTGCGTTTATGGCTTCTTCGGGCAACATCCTAAAAGTAATGCAACCCATTGATAAAATAAGTTGCATGTTTCCCGATGGAGAAGACCCAGGATTATAGTCGCTTGCTAATGCAACAGGCAAACCGGCATTAATCATCTTTCTGACCGGAGCGTGAACCATATTCAGGAAGAAGGCAGCGCCAGGCAATACTGTAGGCATAGTGTTGCTGTTTTTTAATGCGGCAATTTCTTCGTCGCCGGTATATTCCAAATGGTCGACAGATAAGGCGTCGTATTTAACACCAACTTGTATGCCTCCCGAAT
This portion of the Lentimicrobiaceae bacterium genome encodes:
- a CDS encoding aspartate kinase, with amino-acid sequence MIKVLKFGGASVKNSKAIANIPTILRMYNDCKVVVIVSAIGKTTNALEHILHCWQSSDTSNLNKSISALKKTHMDIAYDLFKNDNEVVHRINSYFDELTNITAKNYEGDFSANYSKIVAFGEYLSTYIVSKYLNKAGFNNELFDAKNLIITNEGYVDANVDWDTSQKNILKTFDNINNIDTNIFITQGFIAGNTHNEQTTLGREGSDYSAAIIANILDASDITVWKDVAGIMTADPNLIPTARLIKHLSYKEAIELSYYGASIIHPKTIKPLQNKNIPLYVKCFFSPKEDGTLINDETIYDNNQSSIIIKPKQVLFSINASDFSFIVEDNLRYIFQVFAELKIKVNLLQMSALTCSVCFDEEPEKIKKLIKLLSSDYNVKYNTKLSLITIRYFTEEIISSLLKDKNVLLEQRSRVTAQFVID
- the fbp gene encoding class 1 fructose-bisphosphatase — translated: MKTLVEFINSKQAEYPEATGELTRLLNDIGIAAKIVSQQIRRAGLADINGYFGSTNVQGEDQKKLDVFANEQFINALKYGGMCAALASEENEDLIILGNKMSMNGKYVVAFDPVDGSSNIEVNIPIGTIFSIYRRISPVGSFANLEDMLQPGTNLVASGYVIYGSSTMLVYTTGNGVNGFTLDTSLGLFLLSHPDMRIPEVGSIYSINEANYVSFPDGVKKYIKYCQESDPDTQRPYSTRYVGSLVSDVHRNLLRGGIFIYPGNKTRPNGKLRLLYECIPMAFIVEQARGKATDGFNRIMEIEPHELHQRSPLFIGSADMVDKAGEFMQQYSKEFNNYAFR